A region from the Lonchura striata isolate bLonStr1 chromosome 16, bLonStr1.mat, whole genome shotgun sequence genome encodes:
- the LOC110481678 gene encoding cytochrome P450 3A9, producing the protein MNLLPFFSTETWALILLLLALLLLYGIWPFGVFKKLGIPGPRPLPFLGTTLEYRKGFLEFDTECFKKYGKIWGIYDGRQPTLAVTDPQIIKSVLVKDCYTTFTNRRRTDLAGVLNNAVSLAEDEQWKRLRTVLSPTFTSGKLKEMFPIMKHYGEALVKNVQKQVKEGSSISVKDIFGSYSMDVVTSTSFGVNIDSMNNPKDPFVREMKKLVKFDFFNPVFILSFAFPFLIPVMAKMNVNVFPSDAVDFFMRSLAKIKQDREKEAHKGRVDFLQLMIESQRSASQGNNEANHSYKALTDTEVLAQAFIFIFAGYEPTSNTLGFLAYELAMHPDVQEKVLQEIDTVLPNKAPLTYEAITKLEYLDMTVNETLRIYPLGGRIERTCKKDVEINGVNIPKGVVVTIPPYVLHRDPEYWPNPDEFRPERFSKENKESIDPYTYLPFGAGPRNCIGMRFALLILKVAIVSLLQHFTFQTCKETQIPIKLSSVGLLTPEKPIILKFVPRTSTEPAKN; encoded by the exons atgaaCCTTCTGCCTTTTTTCTCTACAGAAACATGGGCTCTTATACTACTTCTTTTGGCTCTCCTGCTATT ATATGGGATCTGGCCATTTGGTGTGTTCAAGAAGTTGGGCATTCCTGGGCCAAGACCTCTGCCTTTCTTGGGGACAACTCTGGAATATCGCAAA GGTTTCCTGGAATTTGACACAGAATGTTTCAAGAAATACGGGAAAATCTGGGG GATTTACGATGGCAGACAACCGACGCTGGCTGTCACAGACCCCCAAATCATCAAATCTGTGCTGGTTAAAGACTGTtacaccaccttcaccaaccgCAGG CGCACAGACCTGGCCGGGGTACTGAACAATGCCGTCTCATTAGCTGAAGATGAGCAGTGGAAGAGGCTCCGTACTGTGCTCTCTCCAACCTTCACCAGTGGGAAACTAAAGGAG ATGTTCCCTATAATGAAGCACTATGGGGAAGCTTTGGTGAAGAATGTTCAGAAGCAAGTGAAAGAGGGCAGCTCAATATCTGTAAAGGA CATCTTTGGGAGTTACAGCATGGACGTAGTCACCAGCACTTCCTTTGGTGTGAACATTGACTCCATGAACAACCCCAAGGACCCCTTTGTCAGAGAGATGAAGAAACTGGTCAAGTTTGACTTTTTTAACCCAGTCTTCATATTGTCAT TTGCTTTCCCATTCCTTATTCCTGTCATGGCCAAGATGAACGTAAACGTCTTCCCCAGTGATGCTGTGGATTTTTTCATGAGATCCCTTGCCAAAATTAAGCAGGATCGTGAAAAGGAAGCTCACAAG GGCAGGGTAGACTTCCTGCAGCTGATGATCGAATCCCAGCGCTCAGCCAGCCAGGGCAACAACGAAGCAAACCACTCATATAAAG CCCTGACCGACACAGAGGTCCTGGCCCAGGCATTCATCTTTATCTTTGCTGGGTATGAACCCACCAGTAACACCCTTGGTTTCCTGGCCTATGAGCTGGCCATGCACCCTGATGTGCAGGAAAAGGTGCTGCAGGAGATTGACACAGTCCTGCCCAACAAG GCTCCTCTCACGTACGAAGCAATTACAAAACTGGAATACCTTGACATGACAGTGAATGAAACCCTCCGGATCTATCCCCTTGGGGGGCGGATTGAGAGAACCTGCAAGAAAGACGTGGAGATAAATGGAGTGAACATTCCCAAAGGAGTCGTGGTCACAATCCCACCCTACGTCCTGCACCGTGACCCCGAGTACTGGCCCAACCCAGATGAGTTCAGGCCAGAAAG GTTCAGTAAGGAGAACAAGGAGTCCATAGACCCATACACGTACCTGCCCTTTGGGGCTGGGCCCAGGAACTGCATTGGGATGAGGTTTGCCCTCCTGATTCTGAAAGTCGCCATTgtctccctgctgcagcatttCACCTTCCAGACCTGCAAAGAGACTCAG ATACCAATCAAGCTGAGTTCAGTGGGGCTGCTAACACCAGAGAAGCCAATTATTCTGAAGTTTGTGCCCCGGACCAGCACTGAGCCTGCCAAGAACTGA